Proteins from one Thermococcus sp. genomic window:
- a CDS encoding class III signal peptide-containing protein — protein sequence MRRAQAALEYLFMISLALLMVLVVVRALREVASTASRQTERVSKEIVETLNSTLK from the coding sequence ATGAGAAGGGCCCAGGCGGCTCTGGAGTACCTCTTCATGATATCCCTGGCACTTCTCATGGTACTGGTCGTGGTGAGGGCGCTCAGGGAGGTTGCCAGCACCGCCAGCAGACAAACTGAGCGAGTTTCAAAGGAAATCGTAGAGACCCTCAACAGCACCCTGAAGTGA